The following are encoded together in the Bacillota bacterium genome:
- a CDS encoding AAA family ATPase, which produces MLNFIKGSIFSRNTGVKAQAAEAEKDVQVLAVWGSPSSGKTTVSVKLAKHLADKKRNVVLLLCDMTAPMLPCICPPSDLEWERSLGSILAATHVTDTLIKQNCITHKKISYLTLIGMLKGENVFTYPPYNAELATELLDHLRDIAPYVIIDCSSYIANDILSAVALMEADSVLRLVNCDLKSISYLSSQLPLLKDNKWDADKQYKVASNIKTNQASEHIEQVLGNVAFKIPHSDELENQALAGDLFRDLVFKDSRGFRKEIEKISKEVFGI; this is translated from the coding sequence ATGCTTAATTTTATCAAAGGCAGCATTTTCTCCCGAAACACCGGTGTTAAGGCGCAGGCTGCGGAAGCGGAAAAGGATGTTCAGGTGCTGGCCGTATGGGGCAGCCCCTCCTCTGGCAAGACCACCGTCAGTGTCAAGCTGGCCAAGCATCTGGCAGACAAAAAGCGCAATGTAGTGCTGCTTTTATGTGACATGACCGCGCCCATGCTGCCCTGCATCTGTCCGCCCTCTGACCTTGAATGGGAACGGTCGCTGGGCAGTATTCTGGCTGCAACCCATGTGACGGATACCTTGATCAAACAGAACTGCATCACCCATAAGAAAATCAGCTATTTAACCCTAATCGGCATGCTCAAGGGAGAGAATGTGTTCACCTACCCGCCCTATAACGCGGAGCTTGCCACAGAATTGCTCGATCATCTGCGGGATATTGCGCCATACGTTATCATCGACTGCAGCAGCTATATCGCAAACGACATCCTCTCCGCTGTTGCCCTCATGGAAGCGGACTCGGTACTGCGTCTGGTCAATTGCGATCTCAAATCAATCAGCTACCTTTCATCCCAGCTCCCGCTCTTAAAAGACAACAAATGGGATGCGGATAAGCAGTACAAGGTTGCAAGCAATATAAAGACCAATCAAGCCAGCGAACATATTGAACAGGTGCTGGGCAATGTGGCGTTCAAGATACCTCATTCCGATGAGCTGGAGAACCAAGCTCTTGCCGGGGATTTGTTCCGGGACCTGGTGTTCAAGGACAGCCGGGGCTTCCGCAAGGAGATTGAAAAAATTTCAAAGGAGGTCTTTGGCATATGA
- the cpaB gene encoding Flp pilus assembly protein CpaB, whose product MSFLKNRTVLGVICIVLSLLISFVVAPLFNSSISQKTDIVRVIKDIKAGDQITREMLKTVEVGSYNLPKNVVKDVDTAIGKYAAADMAAGDYILSSKLTDVPAAENAYLYHLDGEKQAISVTLKSFATGLSGKLITGDIVSVIAPDYKKRGTTVIPAELKYVEVIAVTANTGYDTDTGGQRGNEDEKQLPSTVTLLASPEQSKILAELEADGKLHLSLVYRGSKENAAKFIEAQDKVIEELYPSAKVQTGEEKTESIGAENTGNIKLDTPKEGE is encoded by the coding sequence ATGAGCTTTCTTAAAAACAGAACCGTACTCGGGGTCATCTGCATTGTGTTGTCTCTTTTGATTAGCTTTGTGGTAGCGCCGCTTTTTAACTCCAGCATCTCCCAAAAAACCGACATTGTCCGTGTCATCAAGGATATCAAAGCCGGAGATCAGATCACCAGGGAGATGCTGAAGACTGTGGAGGTCGGCAGCTACAACCTTCCTAAAAACGTAGTCAAAGATGTGGATACGGCTATCGGAAAATACGCTGCGGCTGATATGGCTGCAGGCGACTACATCTTAAGCTCCAAGCTCACCGATGTGCCTGCGGCAGAAAATGCCTATCTTTACCACCTCGATGGTGAAAAGCAGGCCATCTCCGTGACGCTCAAAAGTTTCGCCACCGGTCTGTCCGGCAAGCTGATCACTGGCGACATCGTATCAGTCATAGCTCCCGACTACAAAAAGCGAGGCACGACCGTCATTCCTGCGGAGCTTAAGTATGTGGAGGTCATTGCCGTCACCGCCAACACCGGCTATGATACTGACACCGGCGGACAGCGGGGGAATGAGGATGAAAAGCAGCTCCCAAGCACCGTCACCCTTCTGGCATCGCCGGAGCAATCGAAAATCCTTGCCGAGCTGGAGGCGGACGGCAAGCTGCACCTGTCCCTCGTGTACCGGGGCAGCAAGGAGAATGCCGCCAAGTTTATTGAGGCACAGGACAAGGTAATCGAAGAATTGTATCCCTCCGCCAAGGTGCAAACAGGAGAAGAAAAAACAGAGTCAATCGGGGCAGAGAATACCGGAAATATAAAACTCGACACGCCAAAGGAGGGAGAATAA
- a CDS encoding prepilin peptidase: MQANLPLFMQGGIFIALLLAASVIDIKKRIIPDTICLFIAFTGLICFEPVKLLGVLAAMPLLLAALVWGGLGGGDIKLMAASGIVLGFTGSIAAMLIGLTAMLLFYVFHAIVQRLRGRECPKAYPLAPFLSIGCIAIYFMNTGGITL, translated from the coding sequence ATGCAGGCTAATCTGCCGCTCTTTATGCAGGGTGGCATTTTTATTGCCCTGCTTTTGGCGGCATCTGTCATCGATATCAAAAAGAGGATTATCCCCGACACTATCTGCCTGTTTATTGCTTTCACCGGACTGATCTGCTTCGAGCCGGTGAAGCTGTTGGGCGTACTGGCAGCCATGCCGCTCCTGCTTGCCGCGCTTGTTTGGGGCGGCCTGGGGGGCGGGGACATCAAGCTGATGGCGGCATCGGGTATTGTCCTCGGTTTCACAGGAAGCATTGCGGCAATGCTCATTGGACTTACTGCCATGCTTCTTTTTTATGTTTTCCATGCCATAGTCCAAAGACTGCGCGGGAGGGAATGCCCCAAAGCATACCCTCTTGCCCCTTTTTTATCCATCGGCTGTATCGCCATATATTTCATGAATACAGGAGGAATCACCCTATGA